ATGAAGTGAAATCGTTGAAATGGATTGATGGTCTCCGCAACACTTACAAGAAAATTGTTATACGTGATAATAAAATTGTCGGAGCGGTTCTGTTTGGTGACATTAGTGAGGGTACGAAGCTTCTAGGCATGATCAAGCAACAGACGGATATCTCTGTTTATGAGAAGGAAATGAATGATGCCGGCGCACGCGGCCAGGAATCGGGGGACAGAGTCGCGAACATGCCCGATAAGGAACTGGTGTGCGCTTGCAACGGGGTTACCAAAGGGACGATTATGCAGGCTATTCAAGAACATGGCTTACAAACGGTCGATGAAGTAAAAAAATGCACGAAAGCATCCAGTTCTTGTGGTAGTTGCAAAACGATGGTCAGCAGCATTTTGGATTATGTTCACCTTAATGGTTTTGATCAGTCGGTGGAGAAAGAAACCGTCTGTGCCTGCACAACGTTAAGCCATGATGAACTTATGTTGGAGATTCAGAACCGCCGTTTTTCCGATACGGGTGAAATCATGTCCGCATTGGATTGGCAGACGGAAACAGGGTGTGTAATTTGCCACCCCGCGCTGAATTATTATTTAGGCGTTCATAGCTCAACGGTGCTGCATGTGAATGAGGATGTGCCAATAGGCATTCAGGCCGATGGCACCTATGCGGTTATGCCTAAAATGTATGGTGGTGTAACAACCCCGGAACAGCTGCGGCTAATTGCGGACATTGTTGAGAAACACGAAATCCCGCTCATGAAGCTGCTGGAAGGACCGCAACTTGGTCTGCTCGGTATTGCTGCGGCGGACGTAGAGGCCGTTATGACGGATCTGAATATACCGATTACCGGACCGGTATACGGAAAGACAGTGAATACGGTTGGAACATGCAGCGGTATAAGATATTCCGTAGATGCGATGCAGGACTCCATCGGACTTGGTGTCACCTTGGAGATGAAGTTAGAGAGGCTGCAAATGCCTCAAGAAATTAAGATTGGGGTATCGGCCAGTCCGCACAACCGTGCAGGATCACTTACGAAGGATATTGGAATCGTGGGTGTGCCGGGTGGATGGGAGATGTATGTAGGCGGCAATGGGGAACGGCATGTGAAACCAGGTCAACTATTATATACAGCTGCAACGGATGAGGAGCTTATGTCACTTGTGGCTGCTTTTCTGCAATATTACAGGGAGACAGGGCATTTCGCAGAACGGGTATCGCAATGGATAGAACGAATGGGTCTTCTGCAAATCAGGGAAGCTCTGTTCGATCCATATCTTTTTCAACTATTAGAAAGCCGCATGGAGAAGGCACTTTTAAATTCATCAGGGCAAGTAAATCAGCAGCCTACAGCTGCAGTGATAAGGTGATCATATGAAACCATTAACGATACTGAATAATCAAGCGGATTTGGAAGCTTTTGCAGGACAAGAGCATGTTATGGATACTCAGTGTCCCTTTTGCAGTGTGCAATGTAAAATGCAGGTTGTAGAGCATCTTGGCAAGGAGCGGAATACCTATACTGTTCTACCAAAGCCCAACGCGGCTTCAGAAGGCAGATTGTGTATCAAAGGGATGAATGCCTATCAGCATGCCCTAAGCAGCGATCGACTCACCTATCCAATGGCCAAAGTGGATGGAGCATTTGTGAGAGTCAGCTGGGAGGAAGCGTACCGGATTATTCAATCCAATTTCACTCAAATTGGACAGCAGTTCGGAAACGATGCGATTGGCGTATACGGCGGGGGATCTCTGACCAATGAATCCGCGTATTTACTTGGGAAATTTGCACGGGTCGCGCTGCGGACCAAATATATTGATTACAATGGACGGTTTTGTATGTCCGCGGCTGCGTCGGCCGGCAATAAGGCATTTGGAATTGACCGTGGCTTGACCAACCAGCTGTCCGAAATTCCGATGGCAAAGTGTATCATTTTGGCGGGAACAAATATTGCAGAATGCCAGCCCACGCTCATGCCTTATTTTACAAGGGCAAAGGAGAACGGAACTTTCATTATAGCCATTGATCCTAGAAATACAGGCACTACCGAGATGGCGGATTTGCATTTAAAGGTAAAGCCGGGGATGGATGCAGCTTTAGTCAACGGCATGTTGAAAGTGTTGGTGGATGAAGCTTATGTAGATGAGTCGTTTGCTAGGGAACGCACTAACGGGTTTCAAGAGCTAAGGGAGCATCTTGCGAATATTGACCTTAATGATATCGCAGAAATAACGGGCGTTCCATTGGTGCAAATTCGCCAAGCCGCAGAAGCCTTCGGCAAAGCAGCAACCGGTATGGTATTTACTGCAAGAGGTGTAGAACAGCAGACAGATGGATATATGGCCGTGCGAAACTTCCTTAATATGGTGCTGATTACCGGAAAGATTGGGAAAGAGGGCTGTGGTTACGGCGCGATTACGGGCCAAGGTAACGGTCAAGGGGGCAGAGAGCACGGACAAAAAGCCGATCAGCTTCCAGGATACCGTTCGATTGAAAATCCGATCGATCGTGCCTATATCGCAGAGGTATGGGGTGTGAAGCCTGACGAATTACCCGGAAAGGGCGTTTCCGCCTATGAAATGATGGAAAAAGTCCATGAGGAGGAGATTCGTGCACTGTTTGTCATGGGCTCCAATCCGCTTGTCTCTAATCCTAATGCCAACTTTGTGGAAGAGGGCCTGAGTAAGCTGAAGTTCCTGGTGGTAGCCGACATGTTCCTCTCTGAAACAGCACGGATGGCTGATTTAATTTTGCCTACTTCCTCTTATTTGGAGAATGAAGGCACATTAACCAACATGGAAGGCCGTGTTTTGTTGAGAGAGGCAAGTCGGGCGGTTATGGGTGAAGTGAAGCATGATTGGGAAATATTGTGCGGCATTGCCCAAAGCCTTGGAAGAGAGTCTTATTTCTCTTACACCAATGTGGAGCAAATTTTCGAGGAGCTTCGTATTGCAAGCCGCGGAGGGCTGGCTGATTATTATGGCATCACCTATGACCGGCTGCGTCGGGATGAAGGGGTGTATTGGCCTTGTCCAAGCTTGGATCACCCTGGAGAAAAGCGATTATTCGAGAAGGAGTTTGCGCATCCGGGCGGTAAGGCAGAGTTGATAGCGGTGGATAATCATTTCCCTGATGAGCAGGTAAGCGGCGAGTTTCCGCTATACTTGACAACCGGTCGCGTACTCTCGCATTATTTGACAGGTGTGCAAACCCGGAGAAGTCATACCTTGGCGGCACGCAGCTTTGAATCCTTTATGGAAATTCACCCGAAGACGGCACAAAAGTACCAGATCGAGGATGACTCATTAATACGG
Above is a window of Paenibacillus wynnii DNA encoding:
- the nirB gene encoding nitrite reductase large subunit NirB produces the protein MAKRKLVVIGNGMAGVRCVEEILNIDRDAFEITIFGKEPHPNYNRIWLSKVLQGDTTIQDITINDWQWYEDNQIQLFTNEIVTNVDVERKRVVTESGISVVYDVLIFATGSLPFMLSLPGANKQGVTAFRDISDCETMMEASKSYQKAVVIGGGLLGLEAARGLLNLGMKVDVVHIFDSIMERQLDQTAAKMLQAELEKQGMRFLLEKQSEEILGRKRVTELKFKDGSRTDADLLVMAVGVRPNVQLAKESEIETNRAIVVNDFMQTSVSDVFAVGECAEHRGVVYGLVAPLYEQGKVLAKTLCGVENEGYHGSVLATQLKVSGVDVFSAGEFTDSNEVKSLKWIDGLRNTYKKIVIRDNKIVGAVLFGDISEGTKLLGMIKQQTDISVYEKEMNDAGARGQESGDRVANMPDKELVCACNGVTKGTIMQAIQEHGLQTVDEVKKCTKASSSCGSCKTMVSSILDYVHLNGFDQSVEKETVCACTTLSHDELMLEIQNRRFSDTGEIMSALDWQTETGCVICHPALNYYLGVHSSTVLHVNEDVPIGIQADGTYAVMPKMYGGVTTPEQLRLIADIVEKHEIPLMKLLEGPQLGLLGIAAADVEAVMTDLNIPITGPVYGKTVNTVGTCSGIRYSVDAMQDSIGLGVTLEMKLERLQMPQEIKIGVSASPHNRAGSLTKDIGIVGVPGGWEMYVGGNGERHVKPGQLLYTAATDEELMSLVAAFLQYYRETGHFAERVSQWIERMGLLQIREALFDPYLFQLLESRMEKALLNSSGQVNQQPTAAVIR
- the nasC gene encoding assimilatory nitrate reductase catalytic subunit NasC, translated to MKPLTILNNQADLEAFAGQEHVMDTQCPFCSVQCKMQVVEHLGKERNTYTVLPKPNAASEGRLCIKGMNAYQHALSSDRLTYPMAKVDGAFVRVSWEEAYRIIQSNFTQIGQQFGNDAIGVYGGGSLTNESAYLLGKFARVALRTKYIDYNGRFCMSAAASAGNKAFGIDRGLTNQLSEIPMAKCIILAGTNIAECQPTLMPYFTRAKENGTFIIAIDPRNTGTTEMADLHLKVKPGMDAALVNGMLKVLVDEAYVDESFARERTNGFQELREHLANIDLNDIAEITGVPLVQIRQAAEAFGKAATGMVFTARGVEQQTDGYMAVRNFLNMVLITGKIGKEGCGYGAITGQGNGQGGREHGQKADQLPGYRSIENPIDRAYIAEVWGVKPDELPGKGVSAYEMMEKVHEEEIRALFVMGSNPLVSNPNANFVEEGLSKLKFLVVADMFLSETARMADLILPTSSYLENEGTLTNMEGRVLLREASRAVMGEVKHDWEILCGIAQSLGRESYFSYTNVEQIFEELRIASRGGLADYYGITYDRLRRDEGVYWPCPSLDHPGEKRLFEKEFAHPGGKAELIAVDNHFPDEQVSGEFPLYLTTGRVLSHYLTGVQTRRSHTLAARSFESFMEIHPKTAQKYQIEDDSLIRLESKRGSIVVRSKLTREIREDTVFVPMHWGGIQNVNKVTNQALDPTCKMPGFKVCAVNARPLVESM